In Mytilus trossulus isolate FHL-02 chromosome 6, PNRI_Mtr1.1.1.hap1, whole genome shotgun sequence, a single window of DNA contains:
- the LOC134722988 gene encoding sex peptide receptor-like, protein MASMFRDLFGPSEFNLTDNIFDNVTYNRNTIYRNFCHALNYPYGDKVIYGYSLPILAVVSLFLNSLAILVFMTTNCKSPTNMILIALALSDTLALCAIGPMLFIVYGLGNKEKILRYPFCIYHDYSYYVANMFHILSIWLTTLLGFQRYIVVAFPLRGPRLWTRRNSFLGILILFILSFVINFVPYHQKTYFGGEFYEKATGEKYEKLCVCEYVESARAIGTIYTCLKLFPGTIVPCFMLTVTTVLLISELKRDTIQIILLHSEGNTRERRDLKQIERTSRTIIVIAVCFLFIELPFVTLYIWILIEPDPKYSSLNEDSRFYTALSFNFLVYLGSMVNFFVFITMSQNFRKKLKFILLLGWIRLLPSKVRKSPTFHTHESNIIHNVKDTGV, encoded by the coding sequence ATGGCTTCCATGTTTCGTGATTTATTCGGTCCATCGGAATTTAACCTTACGGATAATATTTTCGATAATGTGACCTACAATAGGAATACTATTTACCGTAATTTCTGTCATGCATTGAACTACCCATATGGAGATAAGGTAATATATGGATATAGCTTACCAATACTGGCTGTCGTGTCACTTTTTCTCAATTCTCTTGCAATTTTGGTCTTCATGACAACCAATTGTAAGTCTCCAACTAATATGATCCTCATCGCTCTAGCTTTATCAGACACTCTGGCGCTGTGTGCTATTGGTCCTATGTTATTTATAGTGTATGGTCTAGGAAACAAAGAGAAGATATTGAGATATCCATTTTGCATTTATCATGATTATTCCTATTATGTTGCCAATATGTTTCATATTCTTTCAATATGGCTGACTACACTGCTTGGATTTCAAAGATATATTGTTGTCGCCTTTCCTTTGAGGGGTCCACGTTTATGGACTAGAAGAAACTCATTCTTGGGAATTCTCATTCTATTTATACTTTCTTTTGTCATTAATTTTGTGCCATATCACCAAAAGACTTATTTCGGAGgagaattttatgaaaaagcAACCGGtgaaaaatatgagaaattgTGTGTTTGTGAATATGTAGAATCGGCTCGGGCAATCGGAACAATTTATACATGTCTAAAGTTATTTCCGGGTACGATTGTTCCTTGTTTTATGTTGACAGTTACAACAGTTCTTCTTATTTCCGAACTAAAAAGAGACACTATTCAGATAATATTACTACATTCAGAGGGAAACACCAGAGAGAGACGAGATCTCAAGCAAATAGAACGGACATCAAGAACGATAATCGTCATAgcagtttgttttcttttcatagAACTTCCATTTGTTACTCTCTACATTTGGATCCTAATAGAACCGGATCCTAAATACTCGTCTCTTAATGAAGACTCCAGGTTTTACACTgctttaagttttaattttctgGTGTACTTAGGAAGTatggttaatttttttgtcttcATAACAATGAGTcaaaattttcgaaaaaaactCAAATTCATTTTGTTACTTGGCTGGATAAGATTGCTTCCCTCTAAAGTGAGGAAATCGCCAACATTTCATACGCATGAAAGTAATATTATTCACAATGTCAAAGATACTGGGGTATAA